The DNA sequence GGAATACGACGCTTTTCGCCAAACTGGGCAATTAACTCACCCTCTGCGCTGTAAACCTGCATAGGTGTTTGCAGGCGTACATCCTTGAGTGTGGCGACATCAGGTAACTGAGGCTCGATATAGCGATAAAGGCCAAAGAGCGAAGCGGCTCCCAACAGGATGCAACTGACTGCAAAGATGAATAAGTACTTTACGAACTTCACTGGAGATTTTCCATTCAGTAGCGATTGAATAGTTTATAAACAGACGGGCGCTAGTATAAAGGGAAGCCAGCAAGGTGGATATGTTCTTTTTTATAACGATAAGGAGATCGAACACCCATGGTTTATCCCATCTGGCAGGTTGGGCTGGACATCCAGCATGATATGGTGCGTGCTTTGGCCGTTCAGCGCCGCCGACATGGTTGGCAATTGCGTGATTGGTGGCAACTGCCTTTGCCGGACGAAACGTTACGCGGCGCTAGTCTACATCATCCTGAGGCGCTTTGTACGGTTCTTCGTCAATGGCGTAAGGGATTACCGCGTTACATCTCACTGCGTGTGGGATTCCCCGCTTCACGGGTATTGCTACAGCGGCTGGCGATACCCGACCCGCGTTTGCGTGAGCCCTATCGTGGCGGATATATCCGCAGCCGGATGGCGCAATTACTGCCTGTTGGCGTTGAGGATATCGCACTGGATTATCGCCCCGATCCCCAGGCGCCAGAGTCATTACTGGTGATTGCAGCACGGCAAACGGAGCTTAATGCCTGGTTGCACTGCCTGACGCAAGCAGGATTACGGGCGGATAGTGTTGATATCACGCCGTGTGCGCTGCGCTGTATGGCGGCATTTGCCGGTTTGGCGCAAGATCGCTTGCTGATACACCGCGTTAGCGATCATTGGTTGTGGGTGTCGCCACTCAATGAACCGTTGGCATTTGGTACGCTGCATTCAGATGAGATTGCCGATGAGTCTACGTTGCTCACCGCAGTGAATGCGCGCTACCAGCAAAGTGAGTGGCGCGATGCGTATCTGAGCGCGACCCGAGAGCCGCCGATGCAGCAAGGCACATCCGGTTTGCTTGATTGGTCTGTCTTGGGCGCTTTTCACATTCATCCTCCTTTGCCCGCCAACCCGGCGGCATTTGCTATCGCCGCTGGGTTAGCGGTTAGAGCGGAGGATAGCCTATGTTGATGATTAATCTCTTGCCCTGGCGTCAACGGTTGGCCTATCGGCGTGCCCGATTCGCTCTGGTCGTGAGTGTGGGCGCGTTGCTGCTGGCGTTAACGCTAGCGATAAGCGCCTGTAGTGACAGGCAGCAACAGCGCCTTCGGCTAGAGCGGCACGTTATCAGCGCCCAGGAACAACGGGTTCGCTATGAGCGCCTTTATCGTCAGATGCACAATGACTGGCTGGCGTATGAAAAACAGCAAGCGTTACAGTTAGCCCGGCGACAGGGGCGATTGCAGAATCAGCGTTATCAGCAATTACTGGAACAATTGCCGGTACGAGTGCCTGATGCCGTTTGGTTCACCGAGATGGAAGGCGTAGATAAGCAATTGCACGTATCCGGGATGGGCCATAGCTATGATGACATCATGCGCCTGGTCAACCGCCTGTCGGAATGGCCTGTGGTTGAGCGAGTGCGGCTTGAGCATGTGCGCCTTGAGGCGACATCGGGCTCGTTGCTGCGCTTTTCGTTACGCCTGAACTGGCGGAAATTCGGCGCGTCTCAGGGGGAATAATGAAGCAGGAATATTTCGCCGCTCTTCTTCGCACGCTGACACTACGCTTGCTTGCTGTACCGCTATGGCAGCTATTGCTGCTGCCTGCGCTGGCGATACTTTCACTGGTGTTGATGGCATACGGTCTCTGGTCTCGTAATACACACCAGTCGCTGAATACACTTGAGCAGCAATATCAACAACATCAGCAAGCCATCGAACAGATGCGAGGCAATATCGCCCGTATTCCTGTCCATGTGTTGCGACGTGGCCCGCCTGCGCTGGCCGTGATGGATAACACCCATATTGAGGTGGCATCGCTGTTAGAAAAGCCGATTCGTCAGTCTGGCGTCGTGTTGGCTGACTGGCAGCCGATATCAGGGTCGCAGTCGATAGCCGCACCTCCTACAGCGGCATCGCCTACAACTGTACCTACTACAGTTGCACCGACTACCGCTGCACCTCCGACGGTATGGCAACTGACCTTGCATACCAGCTATGGCGCGCTGCTCAATTTTCTTGTCTGCCTGAACACACTTGAGGTCGTGCTGGGTATTGAACGGGTGTCGTTACGACAGCGTGAAGGCAGGCTGGTTGCCGAGTTGCAATTGTCGTTGCCGCTGGCGTCGGAGCCAGTGCCATGACGCCGATAAGATGGGGGCTGTTTGGGATATGGTTATTCAGTGGGCAAATTATCGCGGCAGCGCAACTGGCACCGGTTCGCGATCCTTTTGCGCCGCCAGCACCGCCTTGTCACGCGGTATCTGGCGCTAATAACTGGCAATTAAGAGGCGTGATGGGGTCAGCATCGGGCTGGATGGGGTGGTTGGTACAGGAAAATCGTTGGTTACGTATTACTGAAGGTGACGTCATTTCCCCTGATGGCTGGACAGTTAGCCGGGTCGATACCCATGGCGTAACGCTGCTGCCACCGTCGGGAGCAATACGATGTCGCAACGATCCCCTGCGTTTACCCGCACCGCTATTACCCACACCGACATTACCCACAGTGCCATTATCCACAGTGCCGTTATCCACAGTGCTATCGCGTCAGTAGCCTGCCCTTAGCATGTAAGTTATTTAAGGAATGAAGGATGAGTACAGGATGTATAGCGCGTTGTCTTTGCGGTGTGCTGCTGCTGGCGGCGTTGAGTGTGAACGCCCGTGATGGACAGCCGATTTCACTGGTCTTTGAGGATGCGCCGGTACAAAAAGTCTTACAGGCATTAGCTGACCATCAGCAACTCAATCTGGTGGTTGCGCCAGGGGTAAGTGGCAATCTTAGCCTTAATTTACACCAAATACCCTGGCAGCAGGCGCTTGAGATTATTCTCCAGATGGGGCAGCTCTCGCTTGAGCAGCACGGCACCGTGATGATGGTGTATCCCGACAGCCATATAAAAGTACGCCAGCAACAGCAGGAGGAATACGCAGAAAAGCAGCGCCAGCAATTGCCGTTACAGAATCGTGCCTTCGCATTGCAATATGCAGAGGCAAGCGAGGTGCTATCGAATTTGCAAAGTCAAAAAGGGACGCTGCTTACGGCGCGCGGCAGCGCATCGGTGGATAAACGCACCAACACCCTGCTAGTGCGTGACACCGGCGATGCGCTGGTGCAGGTTGACGCCTGGATTACCACATTGGATAAGCCCGTCGCGCAAGTTCAATTGGCTGCGCACATTGTGACGATAAGTAGCGAACACCTGAACGCGCTTGGGGTCAACTGGGGCATGTCCGAGGCGGCCAGTTCGGCGCAACAGGCGCTGCAAATGCACCGTTTTAATGTCAACCTGCCTGTTGAGTCACCCTCTATCAATGCGGGTTTTCATTTGGCTCGCCTTAGCGGGCGTTTGCTGGATTTAGAACTGACCGCGCTGGAACAGGAAAATGAAGTAGAGATTATCGCCAGTCCGCGTTTATTTACCGCGCATCAGCAGACTGCCAGCATCAAGCAGGGGACTGAAATTCCTTATCAGGTATCCAGCGGTGCCAGCGGCTCGACGTCGATTGAATTTAAAGAGGCGGTGCTGGGGATGGAGGTGACACCGAAGATTTTGCATAACGGCCAGATAACGCTCAACTTGTTGATTAGCCAGAACATGCCGGGGCGCGCTATCAAGCAGGGCGAGGACGGTGAAGCGCTGGCGATTGATAAACAGGAAATCCAGACACAGGTAACGGTGCAGGATGGCGAAACCATTGTACTGGGCGGGATTTTTCAGCAGCAAAAAAATCAAGGCGCGCGCCAGGTTCCAGGATTGGCAACCCTGCCGGGAATTGGCTACTGGTTTCGCAGCACCAGTCAGCAACATACCCGACGCGAATTGGTGATTTTCATTACTCCGACGCTCATTGCGTCGGCGAAGGGCGCAGCCACCGCAGGCTGATTATTCTGCTGAATTGGCGTTATTTACTGGCATAACGCGTTGAGGTTTTTGGTAATCTTTTGTGTGTCTGGCGGTATCATTCGTCAAATAGTGTCGTTCATCGTTTGACGATACCGCCGTTTTAGCATACAAGGATAGCGGCTTGAGCACGGCAGTGGCGTTCCATCGTCTGAATGAGTCAGCGAGGTGTAGATAAAATGTACATTTACCTCCGCCTGATTCATGTGGCATTTTATTCGGTTGCCAAACTACCCTGAGTATTGAGATAATTTTTTGTCTGATTCTCGCACTATCGCTCATGAGGTTTCAGTTTAGGTTCCGCCGCAGGTTACATGGCGGGGCGGGTTATCATTAACGAATTTCTTAGTAATACCAAAAAAATGGCAGAGAAACGCAATATCTTTCTGGTTGGGCCTATGGGTGCCGGCAAAAGCACTATTGGCCGTCAGTTAGCGCAGCAGCTCAATATGGAATTTTTCGACTCCGATCAAGAAATTGAGCGACGTACCGGGGCTGATGTGGGCTGGGTATTCGATGTGGAAGGAGAAGAAGGCTTCCGCGAGCGCGAAGAGAAAGTCATTAATGAATTGACAGAAAAACAGGGCATTGTGCTGGCGACAGGCGGTGGGTCGGTGAAATCCCGCGAAACTCGCAATCGTCTGTCTGCACGCGGCGTGGTGGTCTATCTGGAAACGACTATCGAGAAGCAACTGGCCCGTACTCAACGCGATAAGAAGCGCCCACTGTTACAGGTTGAAACCCCACCACGTGAAGTGTTGGAGGCGTTGGCGAAAGAGCGCAACCCGCTGTATGAAGAAATCGCTGATGTCACCATTCGTACTGATGAACAAAGCGCCAAAGTCGTTGCTAACCAGATTATCAGTATGCTGGAAAACAACTGATTTGGTGTAACTTCCTGCCTACCGCAGGTTTCTGACAGATCAATGGAACGCGCATGGAAAGAGTTACCGTCACCCTTGGGGAACGCAGTTACCCTATTACGATAGCCGCTGGCCTTTTTAATGAAGCCGCCTCTTTTATGCCGCTCAAAGCGGGCGATCAGGTGATGCTGGTGACAAATGAAACACTGGCACCGCTTTATCTTGACACTGTGCGTGATGTGTTAGAAACCGTTGGTGTGCGGGTGGATCAGGTGATTTTGCCTGATGGCGAGCAGTATAAATCGCTGACGGTTCTGGAGCAGGTTTTTTCCGCCCTGCTGGCAAAACCGCACGGTCGTGATACCACGCTGGTGGCGCTGGGTGGCGGTGTCATTGGTGATTTAACCGGATTTGCCGCCGCCAGTTATCAACGCGGTGTGCGGTTCATTCAGGTGCCTACCACACTCCTTTCACAGGTTGACTCCTCTGTCGGGGGTAAAACTGCCGTCAATCACCCGTTGGGGAAAAACATGATTGGTGCGTTTTATCAACCCGCATCGGTGGTGGTTGATCTGAATTGTCTGAAAACGCTGCCAGCACGTGAGTTGTCCTCTGGGCTTGCGGAGGTCATCAAGTACGGCATCATTTTGGATAGAGTATTCTTTGAGTGGCTTGAGGTTCACATTGAAGCGCTCAGGAACTTGCAGGATGACGCATTGGCGTATTGCATCCGCCGTTGCTGCGAGCTAAAGGCGGAAGTCGTGGCGGCTGATGAGCGCGAATCCGGTTTACGCGCCCTGCTGAATTTAGGTCATACCTACGGACACGCGATCGAAGCAGAAATGGGGTATGGCAACTGGCTTCATGGCGAAGCCGTATCCGCAGGTATGGTGATGGCGGCACAGGCGGCTCGTCGCCTCGGGCAATTGAGTGCCTGGGATGTTGAGCGTATTAAACTGTTGCTGTTGAGGGCCGGGTTGCCGGTTACGGGCCCGAAAGAGATGGCTCCTGAGGCCTATTTGCCTCACATGATGCGTGATAAGAAAGTGCTGGCGGGTGAGTTGCGTCTGGTGCTGCCTACGGCGATTGGTCAGTCCGAAGTTCGTGGTGGCATTGCACATGAGCTGGTTCTGGCGTCCATTGCTGATTGCCTCCCCTGAAACATTGTTTCAGTTATCTGATAACCATTCGGCATTTTTCCGATGGTTTACGTTTAAAATACAATACCTTATGATTCGGCTTTCGCAGGTTCATCAGTCTGGGGAAGCTAGCCTTTCAGTTGGAGGGTATAAATGGATGAGTTTAATCCAGAAGATGCGTTGAAGCCGGATACCAGCGATCGACGGCCCGCGCGTCAGCAGAAACGTGGTAAAAGCCTTTCTGCCCCCAGTGTTTCGTTATCCAAACAACATACTATGATTGGTATCGGCATCGTTGTTTTGGTGCTGTTGATTATTGGTATCGGTTCAGCGCTTCAGTCGCCGGGTCAAAATTCGGCGGCGCCAGCCTCTTCCGGGGGTGGGAAAAACATTGATTTAGCCTCATCGATGTCTGATAACCAGAGCGCAACTGTTACGCCAGCGCCTTCCGCGCCAGCGGCGGCGAATTCTGGTGCGCCGCAGCCATTGAGCGGGCAGCCGATTGCTGGCACGCCGACGCAAGCGCCGCTGGTGCCGCAGAACAGTAACCAGCAGCGTATCGAGCTACCTGGCAACATTACGGATGCGTTATCTCAGCCGCAGCAGCAGGAGCGCGTAAATGCATTCTCTGCCGGTCTTCCTACCGAACCTGCGACGGTGTATTCCCCGCCGACTAAAGGTGGCCGTGCGCCATCGCCATCGGCATCGGTAGAAAAGGCACCAGCACCTGCGCCAACGCGCACTCAGCCGGAGAAGGTTGAAAAGCCGTCATCGCATAAGTCGCCAGAGCCGAAACCCGAGCCGAAAGAGGCCGCGCATCCGGTTGTGAATACGCATAAAACGCCAACGACAGCGTTGGTGCCTGCGCCATCGAGCAAACCGTCCGTTGCGCCTAAACCTGCAACTGCGGTTGTGCCCCATAGTGCCGCCACACCGGTTGCAACACCGACTGCAACGGGGGCGTCGATTCAAGGTGCGCCTGCGAGCCATTTTACGTTGCAGCTCAGTAGTGCTTCTCGCGAAGATTCGTTGAAGACGTATGCCAGAGAACTGCGTCTGACGAATTATTGGGTGTATGAAACAAAGCGTGATGGTCGCCCTTGGTATGTTTTGGTGAATGGCGTATATGCCTCGTCGGAAGATGCTAAACGTGCGATTTCGTCGCTGCCTGCTGATGTTCAGGCGAAAAAACCCTGGGTCAGGCCGATCCGTCAGGTGAAGCAGGACGTAACCAAGTAACACCAAATTGGCCCTGATGTGCTGTCTTAACAGAGTACAATCCGTGGCTCTGAACTGTGTGAGTAATTAACGACGGCATGAAGAAAAACCGCGCGTTCTTAAAATGGGCTGGTGGTAAATATCCGCTGGTAGAAGAGATTCGTCGATATCTGCCAGCCGGAGAGCGATTAATCGAGCCTTTCGTCGGTGCTGGGTCTGTGTTTCTTAATACCGACTACGACAGCTACATTCTGGCGGATATCAACAGTGATCTGATCAATCTGTATAACATCGTCAAAAACAAAACCGATGAGTTTATTGGTGATGCCCGCAAATTGTTTATTGATGAAATGAATACATCTGAGGCGTTTTACCGCTTAAGGGATGAATTTAACCTTTGTACCCATGACTATCGTCGGGCGCTGTTGTTCTTGTATCTAAACCGCCATTGTTATAACGGGTTATGCCGTTACAACATGCGCGGAGCGTTTAATGTGCCTTTTGGCCGTTATAAGAAACCCTATTTTCCTGAAGAAGAGCTGTACTGGTTCGCGCAAAAGGCGCAGAACGCGGTCTTTGTTTGTGAACATTATGAGCAAACATTAACCAATGCGTTATCCGGTTCGGTGGTGTATTGCGATCCACCGTATGCGCCTTTATCGGCAACGGCGAACTTTACCGCCTACCACACCAACAATTTCAACACGCAAGACCAGCAAAACCTGGCGCAATTGGCGCAGCGATTATCATCTCAGGGCCATATTCCGGTCTTGATTTCCAATCATGATACGGTGCTGACCCGCGAGTGGTATCGCGGAGCCTCTGCATTGTATGTGGTAAAGGCGCGTCGAACCATTAGCCGCAATATTTCTGGCCGCAGCAAAGTCAATGAGTTGCTGGCGTTATATTGTTAGGCCTGCGCGCGTCTGGCGGTGTTGGTGGATGAAAAAAGAAACAACAGGAACCGCGTAGCGGTTTCCTGACTGAGCGGCTGCACAGGTGTGTCTTCACAGTATCGTGCCGGCAGCGAGATACAAACTTGATGGTTTGGAGAAACGCATGAAACCGTTTTTAATCGCCCCGTCTATTTTGTCCGCCGACTTTGCCCGTCTTGGTGAGGATACGGCAAATGCGCTGGCCGCCGGGGCGGATGTCGTTCATTTTGATGTGATGGACAATCATTACGTCCCGAATTTGACCATTGGCCCGCTGGTACTGAAGTCATTACGCCATTATGGTATTACCGCACCGATAGACGTACATCTGATGGTGAAGCCGGTTGACAGGCTGATCCCGGATTTCGCCGAAGCCGGCGCCAGTTTTATTACCTTCCACCCGGAAGCGTCG is a window from the Dickeya lacustris genome containing:
- a CDS encoding HofP DNA utilization family protein, with amino-acid sequence MTPIRWGLFGIWLFSGQIIAAAQLAPVRDPFAPPAPPCHAVSGANNWQLRGVMGSASGWMGWLVQENRWLRITEGDVISPDGWTVSRVDTHGVTLLPPSGAIRCRNDPLRLPAPLLPTPTLPTVPLSTVPLSTVLSRQ
- the aroK gene encoding shikimate kinase AroK; amino-acid sequence: MAEKRNIFLVGPMGAGKSTIGRQLAQQLNMEFFDSDQEIERRTGADVGWVFDVEGEEGFREREEKVINELTEKQGIVLATGGGSVKSRETRNRLSARGVVVYLETTIEKQLARTQRDKKRPLLQVETPPREVLEALAKERNPLYEEIADVTIRTDEQSAKVVANQIISMLENN
- the aroB gene encoding 3-dehydroquinate synthase; this encodes MERVTVTLGERSYPITIAAGLFNEAASFMPLKAGDQVMLVTNETLAPLYLDTVRDVLETVGVRVDQVILPDGEQYKSLTVLEQVFSALLAKPHGRDTTLVALGGGVIGDLTGFAAASYQRGVRFIQVPTTLLSQVDSSVGGKTAVNHPLGKNMIGAFYQPASVVVDLNCLKTLPARELSSGLAEVIKYGIILDRVFFEWLEVHIEALRNLQDDALAYCIRRCCELKAEVVAADERESGLRALLNLGHTYGHAIEAEMGYGNWLHGEAVSAGMVMAAQAARRLGQLSAWDVERIKLLLLRAGLPVTGPKEMAPEAYLPHMMRDKKVLAGELRLVLPTAIGQSEVRGGIAHELVLASIADCLP
- the pilM gene encoding type IV pilus biogenesis protein PilM, which gives rise to MVYPIWQVGLDIQHDMVRALAVQRRRHGWQLRDWWQLPLPDETLRGASLHHPEALCTVLRQWRKGLPRYISLRVGFPASRVLLQRLAIPDPRLREPYRGGYIRSRMAQLLPVGVEDIALDYRPDPQAPESLLVIAARQTELNAWLHCLTQAGLRADSVDITPCALRCMAAFAGLAQDRLLIHRVSDHWLWVSPLNEPLAFGTLHSDEIADESTLLTAVNARYQQSEWRDAYLSATREPPMQQGTSGLLDWSVLGAFHIHPPLPANPAAFAIAAGLAVRAEDSLC
- a CDS encoding PilN domain-containing protein, which produces MLMINLLPWRQRLAYRRARFALVVSVGALLLALTLAISACSDRQQQRLRLERHVISAQEQRVRYERLYRQMHNDWLAYEKQQALQLARRQGRLQNQRYQQLLEQLPVRVPDAVWFTEMEGVDKQLHVSGMGHSYDDIMRLVNRLSEWPVVERVRLEHVRLEATSGSLLRFSLRLNWRKFGASQGE
- the hofQ gene encoding DNA uptake porin HofQ codes for the protein MSTGCIARCLCGVLLLAALSVNARDGQPISLVFEDAPVQKVLQALADHQQLNLVVAPGVSGNLSLNLHQIPWQQALEIILQMGQLSLEQHGTVMMVYPDSHIKVRQQQQEEYAEKQRQQLPLQNRAFALQYAEASEVLSNLQSQKGTLLTARGSASVDKRTNTLLVRDTGDALVQVDAWITTLDKPVAQVQLAAHIVTISSEHLNALGVNWGMSEAASSAQQALQMHRFNVNLPVESPSINAGFHLARLSGRLLDLELTALEQENEVEIIASPRLFTAHQQTASIKQGTEIPYQVSSGASGSTSIEFKEAVLGMEVTPKILHNGQITLNLLISQNMPGRAIKQGEDGEALAIDKQEIQTQVTVQDGETIVLGGIFQQQKNQGARQVPGLATLPGIGYWFRSTSQQHTRRELVIFITPTLIASAKGAATAG
- the damX gene encoding cell division protein DamX; translated protein: MDEFNPEDALKPDTSDRRPARQQKRGKSLSAPSVSLSKQHTMIGIGIVVLVLLIIGIGSALQSPGQNSAAPASSGGGKNIDLASSMSDNQSATVTPAPSAPAAANSGAPQPLSGQPIAGTPTQAPLVPQNSNQQRIELPGNITDALSQPQQQERVNAFSAGLPTEPATVYSPPTKGGRAPSPSASVEKAPAPAPTRTQPEKVEKPSSHKSPEPKPEPKEAAHPVVNTHKTPTTALVPAPSSKPSVAPKPATAVVPHSAATPVATPTATGASIQGAPASHFTLQLSSASREDSLKTYARELRLTNYWVYETKRDGRPWYVLVNGVYASSEDAKRAISSLPADVQAKKPWVRPIRQVKQDVTK
- the dam gene encoding adenine-specific DNA-methyltransferase produces the protein MKKNRAFLKWAGGKYPLVEEIRRYLPAGERLIEPFVGAGSVFLNTDYDSYILADINSDLINLYNIVKNKTDEFIGDARKLFIDEMNTSEAFYRLRDEFNLCTHDYRRALLFLYLNRHCYNGLCRYNMRGAFNVPFGRYKKPYFPEEELYWFAQKAQNAVFVCEHYEQTLTNALSGSVVYCDPPYAPLSATANFTAYHTNNFNTQDQQNLAQLAQRLSSQGHIPVLISNHDTVLTREWYRGASALYVVKARRTISRNISGRSKVNELLALYC